A window of the Williamsia phyllosphaerae genome harbors these coding sequences:
- a CDS encoding DUF2631 domain-containing protein → MASSEVEHSKSHSEVVATGWAHEPADAPSARFGWHGESKTAMRIGGWLSGILLLAMIIGNHESRVEDLYLIGFTAALWFILLRDLYLGRRKWKN, encoded by the coding sequence GTGGCAAGCAGCGAGGTCGAGCACTCGAAGTCCCACTCCGAGGTCGTCGCCACCGGATGGGCCCACGAGCCCGCCGATGCACCGTCGGCCCGTTTCGGGTGGCACGGGGAATCGAAGACCGCGATGCGGATCGGTGGATGGCTCAGCGGGATCCTGCTGCTGGCCATGATCATCGGCAACCACGAGAGCCGCGTCGAGGATCTCTACCTGATCGGTTTCACCGCGGCACTGTGGTTCATCCTTCTGCGCGACCTGTACCTCGGTCGCCGCAAGTGGAAGAACTGA
- a CDS encoding LapA family protein, with product MTNQEPVAGRDPQPVETSGSSDAGLPAADHRDSVKQALSDVQHTRTKSAWVGVIVGAIILILLLVFIVQNLDSRSIQLFFWEVNLPQGVSLLIAAIAGALITAVVGGARMFQIRRAVRKA from the coding sequence ATGACGAACCAAGAACCCGTGGCGGGCAGGGATCCACAGCCGGTCGAGACCAGCGGCTCCAGCGACGCGGGTTTGCCCGCGGCCGATCACCGCGATTCGGTCAAACAGGCGCTCAGCGACGTCCAGCACACGCGGACCAAGTCGGCGTGGGTCGGCGTGATCGTCGGGGCGATCATCCTGATCCTGCTGCTGGTCTTCATCGTGCAGAACCTCGACAGCCGGTCGATCCAGTTGTTCTTCTGGGAGGTCAACCTCCCCCAGGGCGTGAGTCTGCTGATCGCGGCCATCGCGGGCGCGTTGATCACCGCGGTGGTCGGCGGGGCGCGGATGTTCCAGATCCGTCGGGCCGTCCGCAAGGCCTGA
- a CDS encoding phosphatidate cytidylyltransferase, whose protein sequence is MDRQDRPVTDTDPTAGTPSSPPVATGGDAAAPEPKRSRAGRDLPAAIAVGGSLGVGVILVLVFIPKVWIGVVAVSLAVAMWEVIKRLRAGGYDVGVIPLLVGGQAIMWTSWPYGTNGALVSFVATVLVAMIWKLLSQGVTDPPVNYLRDLAVTVLVLAWLPLLASFAIMMVLQSHGWARVLTLMIVVVCSDIGGYAAGVLFGRHPMVPAISPKKSWEGMAGSLVFGTVGAVLVVTYLVDAHWWIGLVLGPVLVVCATLGDLVESQVKRDLGIKDMGTLLPGHGGIMDRLDSILPCAFVVWAILGALL, encoded by the coding sequence ATGGACAGACAGGACCGACCAGTGACGGACACGGACCCGACGGCAGGAACGCCGTCGTCACCCCCGGTGGCGACCGGCGGTGATGCCGCGGCCCCGGAGCCCAAGCGCTCCCGCGCCGGTCGTGACCTCCCGGCCGCGATCGCGGTCGGTGGGTCGCTGGGCGTCGGGGTCATCCTGGTCCTGGTCTTCATCCCCAAGGTCTGGATCGGCGTGGTCGCGGTCTCGCTCGCGGTCGCCATGTGGGAGGTCATCAAGCGGCTGCGTGCGGGCGGTTATGACGTCGGCGTGATCCCGCTGCTCGTCGGCGGCCAGGCCATCATGTGGACCAGCTGGCCCTACGGCACCAACGGCGCGCTCGTGTCGTTCGTCGCCACGGTTCTCGTCGCGATGATCTGGAAGTTGTTGTCCCAGGGCGTCACCGACCCGCCGGTGAACTACCTCCGCGATCTCGCGGTGACCGTCCTGGTGCTCGCGTGGCTCCCGTTGCTCGCGTCGTTCGCGATCATGATGGTGCTGCAGAGCCATGGGTGGGCACGCGTGCTGACCCTGATGATCGTCGTCGTGTGTTCCGACATCGGCGGGTACGCCGCCGGGGTGCTCTTCGGCCGACACCCCATGGTCCCCGCCATCAGTCCCAAGAAGTCATGGGAGGGGATGGCCGGCTCGTTGGTCTTCGGCACCGTCGGCGCCGTACTCGTGGTCACCTACCTGGTCGACGCGCACTGGTGGATCGGACTGGTCCTCGGACCCGTCCTGGTCGTCTGCGCGACCCTCGGAGACCTCGTCGAGTCGCAGGTGAAACGCGATCTCGGCATCAAGGACATGGGCACACTGCTGCCCGGCCACGGCGGCATCATGGACCGACTCGACTCGATCCTGCCGTGTGCGTTCGTGGTGTGGGCGATCCTGGGCGCCCTGCTCTAG
- the puuE gene encoding allantoinase PuuE yields MVGYGQHPPDPKWPDGAAIAVQFVLNYEEGSENNVLEGDRGSETFLSEMSGAASYPNRHLSMESLYEYGSRAGVWRLLRVFERRGIPLTVFAVAQAMARNPEVVAAFAERGDEIAAHGFRWLNYQLINPTVERAHMTEAIDLLTEITGHRPLGWYTGRDSPNTRRLVVEQGGFAYDADSYADDLPYWVSVPDGRGTDVDHLVVPYTLDTNDMKFASPIGFATGDDFHTYIRDAFDVLYAEGVAGAPKMLSIGLHCRLVGRPARIAALERLCDHIQSHERVWITRRIDIARHWHAHHPPTTMDG; encoded by the coding sequence ATGGTCGGGTACGGCCAGCACCCACCCGACCCGAAGTGGCCCGACGGTGCCGCGATCGCGGTGCAGTTCGTCCTCAACTACGAGGAGGGGTCGGAGAACAACGTCCTCGAGGGCGACCGGGGGAGTGAGACGTTTCTCTCCGAGATGTCGGGCGCGGCGTCCTATCCGAACCGGCACCTGAGCATGGAATCGCTCTACGAGTACGGCTCCCGCGCCGGTGTGTGGCGTCTGCTGCGGGTGTTCGAGCGCCGGGGGATACCGCTGACCGTGTTCGCCGTCGCCCAGGCCATGGCCCGTAACCCCGAGGTCGTCGCGGCGTTCGCCGAGCGCGGCGACGAGATCGCCGCGCACGGTTTTCGCTGGCTGAACTACCAGCTGATAAACCCGACCGTCGAGCGCGCGCACATGACCGAGGCGATCGACCTGCTCACCGAGATCACCGGTCACCGACCGCTGGGGTGGTACACCGGTCGCGATTCCCCCAACACGCGTCGCCTGGTCGTCGAGCAGGGCGGATTCGCCTACGACGCCGACAGCTACGCCGACGACCTCCCGTATTGGGTGTCGGTCCCCGACGGTCGTGGCACCGACGTCGATCACCTGGTCGTGCCGTACACCCTCGACACCAACGACATGAAGTTCGCCTCGCCCATCGGTTTCGCGACCGGCGACGATTTCCACACCTACATCCGGGACGCGTTCGACGTCCTCTACGCCGAAGGCGTCGCGGGTGCGCCGAAGATGCTGTCGATCGGCCTGCACTGCCGCCTCGTCGGTCGTCCCGCCCGCATCGCCGCCCTGGAACGGTTGTGTGATCACATCCAGTCCCACGAGCGGGTGTGGATCACCCGGCGCATCGACATAGCCCGGCATTGGCACGCCCATCACCCGCCGACCACAATGGACGGGTGA
- the rlmN gene encoding 23S rRNA (adenine(2503)-C(2))-methyltransferase RlmN: protein MPGPDLPLVFDAPKRGRPPTHLADLDRAQRTEAVRKLGLPAFRADQLARQYYGRLEADPTAMTDLPAAVRATVGQELFPTLMTPIRHIACDDGTTRKTLWRLHDGTMLESVLMGYRDRTTVCVSSQAGCGMACPFCATGQGGLDRNLSTAEIVDQVRAAARAVADGQLPGARRLSNVVFMGMGEPLANYNRVRDAVLRITSPAPEGLGISQRSVTVSTVGLAPAIRRLADEKMQVRLAVSLHTPDDELRDTLVPVNNRWSVEEVLSAARYYADVSGRRVSIEYALIRDINDQPWRADLLAKRLRQHLGHLAHVNVIPLNPTPGSEWDAAPKPVEREFVRRVNEGGVPCTVRDTRGSEIAAACGQLAAEG from the coding sequence ATGCCTGGTCCCGACCTCCCGTTGGTGTTCGACGCCCCCAAGCGGGGGCGTCCGCCGACCCACCTCGCGGACCTCGACCGCGCGCAGCGCACCGAGGCCGTGCGCAAGCTCGGTCTGCCCGCGTTCCGCGCCGACCAACTCGCGCGCCAGTACTACGGCCGGCTCGAGGCCGACCCCACCGCGATGACCGACCTGCCCGCGGCGGTCCGCGCGACGGTGGGGCAGGAACTGTTCCCGACCCTGATGACGCCCATCCGGCACATCGCCTGCGACGACGGGACCACCCGCAAGACACTGTGGCGTCTGCACGACGGCACCATGCTCGAGTCGGTTCTGATGGGCTACCGCGACCGCACCACGGTGTGCGTCTCGAGTCAGGCCGGGTGCGGCATGGCGTGCCCGTTCTGTGCGACCGGGCAGGGTGGTCTGGACCGCAACCTGTCGACCGCCGAGATCGTCGACCAGGTCCGTGCGGCCGCACGCGCGGTGGCCGACGGTCAGCTCCCCGGCGCCCGGCGTCTGTCCAACGTGGTCTTCATGGGGATGGGTGAGCCGCTGGCGAACTACAACCGCGTCCGGGACGCGGTGCTGCGCATAACCTCACCGGCGCCCGAGGGCCTCGGTATCTCCCAGCGCTCGGTGACCGTGTCCACGGTGGGTCTCGCGCCGGCGATCCGTCGGCTCGCCGACGAGAAGATGCAGGTCCGCCTGGCGGTGTCGCTGCACACTCCCGACGACGAACTGCGCGACACCCTGGTCCCGGTCAACAACCGGTGGTCGGTGGAGGAAGTGCTCTCTGCCGCACGGTATTACGCGGACGTGTCCGGTCGGCGTGTGTCGATCGAGTACGCGCTCATCCGCGACATCAACGACCAGCCGTGGCGTGCGGACCTGCTGGCGAAACGACTCCGCCAGCACCTCGGGCACCTGGCGCACGTGAACGTGATCCCGCTGAACCCGACACCGGGCAGCGAGTGGGACGCCGCGCCCAAGCCGGTCGAGCGCGAGTTCGTCCGCCGGGTCAACGAGGGTGGGGTGCCGTGCACCGTCCGCGACACCCGTGGTTCGGAGATCGCCGCGGCCTGCGGTCAGCTCGCGGCCGAGGGCTGA